A stretch of the Streptosporangium sp. NBC_01755 genome encodes the following:
- a CDS encoding acyltransferase family protein → MIEPRRGKKKAAPPTTPASPVDPVDPVDPETFAASKPPTGSVPPGAPPADGRPERNRYVDWLRAFSLLVVVVWHWAFTILQWGPDGPSPTSPLGFTSGLWILTWLLQVLPLFFYVGGYVHLLSWERAYGRGVGIGTFVWRRIRGLAIPTLALAGTWIVLGAAVTWAFGIRWMDRVVLLVISPLWFIGVYLMLVALLPVALWLHRHYDVLILIWLAGAALVVDVLRLRYGYEAVGWLNMIIVWGLAHQAGFFYARVVALPRRFDVAILWTGLFALFGLVYSGIYPGSMVGVPGDKLSNMAPPTFVIVALLIFQIGLVEALRPSMERLLDRPRWQRVNETVNRFALPLFLFHTTGMAIWVALTWWLAGSGPGSRVRPDLLWWLERPLTVAGALVCTLPVIMLFGRKWSARGR, encoded by the coding sequence ATGATCGAACCCAGGCGAGGCAAGAAGAAGGCGGCTCCTCCGACGACACCCGCATCCCCCGTCGATCCCGTCGACCCCGTCGACCCCGAGACCTTCGCGGCCTCGAAACCCCCCACCGGCTCCGTGCCTCCCGGTGCCCCTCCGGCCGACGGCAGGCCGGAACGGAACCGGTACGTCGACTGGTTGCGCGCGTTCAGCCTGCTCGTCGTGGTGGTCTGGCACTGGGCTTTCACGATCCTCCAGTGGGGGCCGGACGGCCCCTCACCGACGAGCCCGCTGGGCTTCACCTCAGGGCTGTGGATCCTGACATGGCTGCTCCAGGTGTTGCCGCTCTTCTTCTATGTGGGCGGGTACGTCCACCTACTGTCCTGGGAGCGTGCCTACGGACGCGGGGTGGGCATCGGCACCTTCGTGTGGCGGCGCATCCGTGGTCTCGCGATCCCGACGCTGGCGCTGGCCGGCACCTGGATCGTGCTGGGCGCGGCCGTGACGTGGGCGTTCGGGATCAGGTGGATGGACCGGGTGGTCCTGCTCGTCATCAGCCCGCTCTGGTTCATCGGCGTCTACCTCATGCTGGTCGCCCTGCTCCCGGTCGCGCTCTGGCTGCACCGGCACTACGACGTGCTGATCCTGATCTGGCTGGCGGGGGCGGCGCTCGTCGTCGACGTGCTGCGACTGCGCTACGGGTACGAGGCCGTGGGCTGGCTCAACATGATCATCGTCTGGGGGCTGGCCCACCAGGCCGGGTTCTTCTACGCCCGGGTGGTGGCGCTTCCCCGCCGCTTCGACGTCGCCATCCTGTGGACCGGGCTTTTCGCACTCTTCGGCCTGGTCTACTCGGGCATCTACCCGGGCTCGATGGTGGGCGTGCCGGGTGACAAGCTGTCCAACATGGCGCCGCCCACCTTTGTCATCGTGGCGTTGCTGATCTTCCAGATCGGCCTGGTGGAGGCGCTGAGGCCGTCCATGGAACGCCTGCTCGATCGCCCCAGGTGGCAGCGTGTGAACGAGACGGTCAACCGGTTCGCGCTTCCGCTCTTCCTGTTCCACACGACCGGCATGGCCATCTGGGTGGCACTGACCTGGTGGCTGGCGGGCAGCGGGCCGGGCAGCCGGGTCCGGCCCGACCTGCTCTGGTGGCTGGAACGACCCCTGACCGTCGCCGGGGCGCTGGTGTGCACCCTCCCGGTCATCATGCTCTTCGGCCGGAAGTGGAGTGCGAGAGGACGCTGA
- a CDS encoding DUF3180 domain-containing protein, protein MRPSRPGVLVGLFIVVTILTWALLKPLYVSLPTMPWTAIPTVLVLAIGEAYSGWMTKARIERRPDTKPVEPLAVARLAALAKASAYAGAAFAGLFAGFTLYTAELLDQRVPRQDFFITGGSLLVCVLLVCSALYLEYCCKVPKDSGDDDR, encoded by the coding sequence GTGAGGCCCAGCCGTCCCGGCGTCCTCGTCGGGCTCTTCATCGTGGTCACGATCCTCACCTGGGCACTGCTCAAGCCGCTCTACGTGTCCCTGCCGACCATGCCGTGGACGGCGATCCCGACGGTGCTGGTGCTGGCGATCGGCGAGGCCTACAGCGGGTGGATGACGAAGGCCAGGATCGAGCGCAGGCCCGACACCAAGCCCGTCGAACCCCTGGCCGTGGCGCGGCTGGCGGCCCTGGCCAAGGCCTCCGCGTACGCCGGGGCGGCCTTCGCGGGCCTCTTCGCCGGATTCACCCTCTACACCGCCGAACTGCTTGACCAGAGGGTCCCCCGCCAGGACTTCTTCATCACCGGAGGGTCGCTGCTGGTGTGCGTGCTGCTGGTCTGCTCGGCCCTGTACCTGGAGTACTGCTGCAAGGTGCCCAAGGACTCCGGGGACGACGACCGCTGA
- the folK gene encoding 2-amino-4-hydroxy-6-hydroxymethyldihydropteridine diphosphokinase: MRAVLALGSNLGDRFGTLRGGLDALFAKPGLTLVAVSPVYETDPVGGPEQGAYLNAVVIAESTLEPRALLDRAQGVENAFGRVRVEHWGARTLDVDLITVGDVVMDDPDLTLPHPRAHERAFVLVPWVRADPDAVLSGRRVADLLAGLDQDRVRPRPESLLQGPG; the protein is encoded by the coding sequence ATGAGGGCGGTCCTGGCACTCGGCAGCAACCTGGGTGACCGCTTCGGCACCCTGCGGGGCGGGCTCGACGCCCTCTTCGCCAAGCCGGGGCTCACGCTCGTCGCGGTGTCGCCGGTCTACGAGACCGACCCGGTCGGCGGCCCGGAGCAGGGCGCCTATCTCAACGCGGTGGTGATCGCCGAGAGCACGCTGGAACCCCGGGCGCTCCTCGATCGTGCTCAAGGTGTGGAGAACGCCTTCGGCCGGGTCCGGGTGGAGCACTGGGGAGCGCGCACCCTGGACGTCGATCTGATCACCGTGGGAGATGTCGTCATGGACGACCCAGACCTGACCCTGCCGCATCCCAGGGCGCACGAGCGGGCGTTCGTGCTGGTCCCGTGGGTGCGGGCCGATCCGGACGCCGTCCTGTCCGGGCGTCGGGTGGCCGATCTGCTGGCCGGTCTCGACCAGGACCGTGTACGGCCCCGTCCCGAGTCGCTCCTCCAGGGGCCCGGGTGA
- the folB gene encoding dihydroneopterin aldolase, with the protein MADRISLKGLRVRGRHGVLAAERELGQEFVVDVTLFLDTAPAAAGDDLGKTVHYGELAEDLARVVAGEPVDLIETLAQRLADVCLARELVRSAEVSVHKPAAPIPMPFDDVIVTITRSRA; encoded by the coding sequence GTGGCGGACCGGATCAGCCTGAAGGGGCTGCGGGTGCGCGGGCGGCACGGCGTGCTGGCGGCGGAGCGGGAGCTCGGCCAGGAGTTCGTCGTCGACGTCACGCTCTTCCTCGACACGGCGCCCGCGGCGGCCGGTGACGACCTCGGCAAGACGGTCCACTACGGCGAGCTCGCCGAGGATCTGGCGAGGGTCGTGGCGGGCGAGCCGGTCGACCTGATCGAGACCCTGGCCCAGCGCCTGGCCGATGTCTGCCTGGCCCGCGAGCTCGTCCGGTCGGCGGAGGTGAGCGTGCACAAGCCCGCCGCGCCGATCCCGATGCCGTTCGACGACGTGATCGTGACGATCACCCGGAGCAGGGCATGA
- a CDS encoding nuclear transport factor 2 family protein has protein sequence MSVDTTAVETVNQAFYTAIEDADLDKMTEIWAEDIEGEQVSCVHPGWPIVNGRQEVLRSWALIMANTPYIQFVLTDVRVMVLGDVAILTCEENILTAGDEGDSSFAAGKVVASNTFVRTSAGWRLWLHHGSPVLQGDDDEEEEEVA, from the coding sequence ATGAGCGTCGACACCACCGCCGTCGAGACGGTCAACCAGGCGTTCTACACCGCCATCGAGGACGCCGACCTCGACAAGATGACCGAGATCTGGGCCGAGGACATCGAGGGCGAGCAGGTGAGCTGCGTGCACCCCGGGTGGCCGATCGTGAACGGGCGGCAGGAGGTGCTGCGCTCATGGGCGCTCATCATGGCCAACACGCCCTACATCCAGTTCGTGCTGACCGACGTCCGCGTCATGGTCCTGGGCGACGTCGCCATCCTCACCTGTGAGGAGAACATCCTCACCGCGGGAGACGAGGGTGATTCCAGCTTCGCCGCGGGCAAGGTGGTGGCGAGCAACACCTTCGTGCGCACGTCCGCGGGGTGGCGGCTCTGGCTGCATCACGGCTCGCCCGTGCTGCAGGGTGACGACGACGAAGAGGAAGAGGAGGTGGCGTGA
- the folP gene encoding dihydropteroate synthase, with product MTTWSVPGLPDAGRCLVMGVVNVTPDSFSDGGRWFDPAEAVRHGLELVEQGADIIDVGGESTRPGAARVPLEEEMARVEPVIRELSRAGVAVSVDTMRAEVAQVAVEAGAKLVNDVSGGLADPAMPRVVAASGVPYVVMHWRGHSHAMADRAVYGDVVSEVCDELTGRVASVLAEGVAKEQIVLDPGLGFSKNPDHNWALIAGLDRLAELGYPLLVGASRKRFLGRLLAAPDGTPRPFSRSDDATLAVTALAAQAGAWCVRVHDVRPNADAVRVAAAVQRARP from the coding sequence ATGACTACGTGGAGTGTGCCCGGACTGCCGGACGCGGGCCGGTGTCTCGTGATGGGCGTGGTCAACGTGACTCCTGACTCCTTCTCCGACGGCGGCCGATGGTTCGACCCCGCGGAGGCCGTGCGTCACGGCCTGGAGTTGGTCGAGCAGGGGGCCGACATCATCGATGTGGGGGGCGAGTCCACCAGGCCGGGCGCCGCGAGGGTGCCGCTTGAGGAGGAGATGGCCAGGGTCGAGCCGGTCATCAGGGAGCTGAGCCGCGCGGGGGTCGCCGTCAGCGTCGACACCATGCGGGCCGAGGTCGCCCAGGTGGCGGTGGAGGCCGGGGCGAAGCTGGTCAACGACGTCAGCGGGGGGCTGGCCGACCCGGCGATGCCCCGGGTCGTGGCCGCCTCCGGTGTGCCGTACGTGGTGATGCACTGGCGGGGGCACAGTCACGCCATGGCGGATCGGGCCGTGTACGGCGACGTGGTGAGCGAGGTCTGTGACGAGCTCACCGGGCGGGTCGCCTCCGTGCTGGCAGAAGGGGTGGCGAAGGAACAGATCGTGCTCGATCCCGGGCTGGGGTTCTCCAAGAACCCCGACCACAACTGGGCTCTGATCGCGGGCCTCGACAGGCTCGCAGAGCTGGGCTATCCGCTGCTCGTCGGGGCCTCGCGGAAACGTTTCCTGGGCCGCCTGCTGGCCGCCCCGGACGGCACGCCACGTCCTTTCAGCCGTAGTGACGATGCCACGCTCGCCGTTACCGCCCTGGCCGCGCAGGCGGGGGCCTGGTGCGTGCGCGTGCACGATGTCCGCCCGAACGCGGACGCCGTCCGTGTGGCTGCCGCAGTTCAGAGAGCGAGACCATGA
- the folE gene encoding GTP cyclohydrolase I FolE, translated as MGVKPLQLDTVRLESAVREILIAIGEDPDRDGLRDTPARVARAYAEQFAGLGQTPEDVLTTVFDVDHDEMVLVRDIEVYSTCEHHLVPFHGVAHVGYIPNEKGQVTGLSKLARLVDVYARRPQVQERMTSQIADALMDVLEPRGVIVVIECEHLCMTMRGVRKPGAKTITSAVRGDFRSSDRTRAEAMALIIR; from the coding sequence GTGGGTGTCAAGCCGCTTCAGCTCGACACGGTCCGGCTGGAGAGTGCGGTCCGTGAGATCCTCATCGCCATCGGCGAGGATCCCGACCGCGACGGTCTCCGGGACACCCCGGCCCGCGTCGCCCGCGCCTACGCGGAGCAGTTCGCCGGACTGGGGCAGACCCCCGAGGACGTCCTGACCACGGTCTTCGACGTCGACCACGACGAGATGGTGCTCGTCCGCGACATCGAGGTCTACTCGACCTGCGAGCACCACCTCGTGCCGTTCCACGGCGTCGCCCACGTCGGCTACATCCCAAATGAGAAGGGGCAGGTCACCGGCCTGTCCAAGCTCGCCCGCCTGGTCGACGTCTACGCCAGACGTCCCCAGGTGCAGGAGCGGATGACCTCCCAGATCGCCGACGCGCTCATGGACGTGCTGGAGCCGCGCGGGGTCATCGTCGTGATCGAGTGCGAGCACCTCTGCATGACCATGCGGGGTGTCCGCAAGCCCGGCGCCAAGACGATCACCTCGGCCGTGCGCGGGGACTTCCGTAGCAGTGACAGGACCCGCGCCGAGGCGATGGCCCTGATCATCCGCTGA
- the ftsH gene encoding ATP-dependent zinc metalloprotease FtsH translates to MDLKRFTRGPLLWILGIVVLLLLVTTMWGGDGNFEKRDTSQVISWIDEGKVSNAKIIDKEQRIEVTLTDGKRYYSSWVTGQGVQLADQLQTAVEAKKLAKGYTVDVPKENFLLSLLVSFLPIVIIVLIFLFIMNQMQGGGSRVMNFGKSKAKLITKDTPKTTFADVAGADEAIEELQEIKEFLQAPAKFQAIGAKIPKGVLLYGPPGTGKTLLARAVAGEAGVPFYSISGSDFVEMFVGVGASRVRDLFEQAKANAPAIIFIDEIDAVGRHRGAGLGGGHDEREQTLNQLLVEMDGFDVKGGVILIAATNRPDILDPALLRPGRFDRQVTVDRPDLEGRKGILKVHGRGKPFAEGVDLDIIARRTPGFTGADLANVINEAALLTARADEKLITMELLEESIDRVMAGPERKSRVMSDQEKKIIAYHEGGHALVAHALPNSDPVHKITILSRGRALGYTMTLPMEDKFLATRSEMLDQLAMLLGGRTAEELVFHEPTTGASNDIEKATSIARRMVTEYGMSEQLGARKFGSGNGEVFLGREMGHERDYSEKIASTIDEEVRRLIESGHDQAWEILVEYRDVLDNLVLELMEKETLSREQVLRIFAPVVVKEKRPSYSGYGKRLPSSRPPILSRKEQSGNGSLPPGEQVTEGNGILPNGSGRPDSVQRDGN, encoded by the coding sequence ATGGATCTCAAGCGATTTACACGTGGGCCACTGCTGTGGATCCTGGGCATCGTCGTTCTGCTGCTTCTCGTCACCACCATGTGGGGCGGCGACGGCAACTTCGAGAAGAGAGACACCTCTCAGGTCATCAGCTGGATCGACGAGGGCAAGGTCTCCAACGCGAAGATCATCGACAAGGAACAGCGCATCGAGGTCACGCTGACCGACGGCAAGCGCTACTACTCCTCGTGGGTGACAGGCCAGGGCGTTCAGCTCGCCGACCAGCTCCAGACCGCCGTCGAGGCGAAGAAGCTGGCCAAGGGCTACACCGTCGACGTGCCCAAGGAGAACTTCCTCCTCAGCCTCCTGGTGAGCTTCCTGCCGATCGTCATCATCGTGCTGATCTTCCTGTTCATCATGAATCAGATGCAGGGCGGCGGCTCCCGGGTGATGAACTTCGGCAAGTCGAAGGCCAAACTCATCACCAAGGACACTCCGAAGACCACCTTCGCCGACGTCGCGGGTGCCGACGAGGCCATTGAGGAACTCCAGGAGATCAAGGAGTTCCTGCAGGCCCCGGCCAAGTTCCAGGCGATCGGTGCCAAGATCCCCAAGGGTGTGCTGCTCTACGGCCCGCCGGGAACCGGTAAGACCCTGCTCGCCAGGGCCGTCGCCGGTGAGGCCGGGGTGCCGTTCTACTCCATCTCCGGCTCCGACTTCGTGGAGATGTTCGTCGGCGTCGGCGCCTCGCGAGTCCGCGACCTGTTCGAGCAGGCCAAGGCGAACGCCCCGGCGATCATCTTCATCGACGAGATCGACGCGGTGGGCCGCCACCGCGGCGCCGGTCTCGGTGGCGGTCACGACGAGCGTGAGCAGACGCTGAACCAGCTCCTCGTCGAGATGGACGGCTTCGACGTCAAGGGCGGCGTGATCCTGATCGCCGCGACCAACCGGCCGGACATCCTCGACCCGGCGCTGCTGCGCCCCGGTCGTTTCGACCGCCAGGTCACCGTCGACCGCCCCGACCTGGAGGGCCGCAAGGGCATCCTCAAGGTGCACGGTCGCGGCAAGCCGTTCGCCGAGGGCGTCGACCTCGACATCATCGCCCGCAGGACACCCGGTTTCACCGGTGCCGACCTGGCCAACGTGATCAACGAGGCCGCGCTGCTCACCGCGCGGGCCGACGAGAAGCTGATCACGATGGAGCTCCTTGAGGAGTCCATCGACCGTGTGATGGCCGGCCCCGAGCGCAAGTCCCGCGTCATGTCGGACCAGGAAAAGAAGATCATCGCGTACCACGAGGGTGGTCACGCCCTGGTCGCGCACGCGCTGCCCAACTCCGACCCGGTCCACAAGATCACGATCCTGTCCCGCGGACGCGCCCTCGGCTACACGATGACGCTGCCGATGGAGGACAAGTTCCTCGCGACCCGCTCGGAGATGCTGGACCAGCTCGCGATGCTGCTCGGTGGCCGCACGGCCGAGGAGCTCGTCTTCCACGAGCCCACCACCGGCGCCTCCAACGACATCGAGAAGGCCACCTCCATCGCCCGCCGCATGGTCACCGAGTACGGCATGAGCGAGCAGCTCGGCGCCCGTAAGTTCGGCAGCGGCAACGGCGAGGTCTTCCTCGGACGTGAGATGGGCCACGAGCGTGACTACTCCGAGAAGATCGCCTCCACGATCGACGAGGAGGTCCGCCGCCTCATCGAGTCGGGCCACGACCAGGCATGGGAGATCCTCGTCGAGTACCGCGACGTGCTCGACAACCTGGTGCTGGAGCTGATGGAGAAGGAGACCCTCTCCCGCGAGCAGGTCCTGCGGATCTTCGCCCCGGTCGTCGTCAAGGAGAAGAGGCCCTCCTACTCCGGCTACGGCAAGCGGCTGCCCTCCAGTCGCCCGCCGATCCTGTCCCGCAAGGAGCAGTCGGGCAACGGCTCGCTCCCTCCCGGTGAGCAGGTTACCGAGGGTAACGGCATTCTCCCGAACGGATCGGGCCGGCCTGACTCCGTGCAGAGGGATGGGAACTGA
- the hpt gene encoding hypoxanthine phosphoribosyltransferase: MDAADMGKDLSKVLIPEEELQAKIKELAGRIDEDYAGKDLLIVGVLKGAVMVMADLARALHVPVQMDWMAVSSYGAGTRSSGVVRVLKDLDTDIAGRHVLVVEDIIDSGLTLSWLVHNLKSRNPASVEICAALRKPEAVKVPIDVKYIGFDIPNEFVIGYGLDYAERYRNLPFIGTLAPHVYGAG, translated from the coding sequence GTGGACGCAGCCGACATGGGCAAAGACCTCTCGAAGGTCCTCATCCCCGAGGAAGAGCTCCAGGCCAAGATCAAGGAGCTCGCGGGCCGGATAGACGAGGACTACGCGGGCAAGGACCTGCTGATCGTGGGCGTGCTCAAGGGCGCGGTCATGGTGATGGCGGACCTGGCGAGGGCCCTGCACGTACCGGTGCAGATGGACTGGATGGCCGTGTCGTCCTACGGAGCGGGCACCAGGTCGTCGGGCGTCGTGCGCGTGCTCAAGGATCTCGACACCGACATCGCCGGGCGCCACGTGCTGGTCGTCGAGGACATCATCGACTCGGGCCTGACCCTGTCGTGGCTGGTGCACAACCTGAAGTCGCGCAACCCCGCCTCGGTGGAGATCTGCGCCGCGCTGCGTAAGCCGGAGGCGGTCAAGGTGCCGATCGACGTCAAGTACATCGGCTTCGACATTCCCAACGAGTTCGTCATCGGTTACGGCCTCGATTACGCCGAGCGCTACCGAAACCTCCCCTTCATCGGAACTCTCGCCCCGCACGTGTATGGAGCGGGCTGA
- the tilS gene encoding tRNA lysidine(34) synthetase TilS gives MGPHPAVADVRRAVRHVLSDLEPGELVLAACSGGADSLALAAALGFTAPRAGLRAGLLTVDHGLQAGSGERAADVVRLASALGLDPAEALAVSVGVSGGPEAAARAARYAALSQAAERLGAAAVLLGHTRDDQAETVLLGLARGSGPRSLAGMPARTGIYRRPLLGLGRATTLAACAALGLTPWDDPHNLDTRYTRVRVRERLLPALEDELGPGVAEALARTADLCRDDADALDAWAAEAYARIAVRDCALSDIGAVTMAVRDLEGLPAAVRRRVLRRAAIDAGAPPGTLAASHVLQMDRLVTAWRGQRRIEVPGGVGAIRRYDTLILARQSVSPVS, from the coding sequence ATGGGTCCGCATCCCGCCGTCGCCGATGTCCGCCGTGCCGTACGGCACGTGCTGAGCGACCTGGAACCGGGCGAGCTGGTGCTGGCCGCGTGCAGCGGCGGCGCCGACTCCCTGGCCCTGGCCGCGGCGCTGGGTTTCACCGCGCCCAGGGCCGGGCTTCGGGCCGGCCTGCTGACCGTCGACCACGGCCTGCAGGCGGGTTCCGGGGAGCGTGCGGCCGACGTCGTGCGGCTGGCTTCAGCTCTGGGGCTCGATCCGGCCGAGGCGCTCGCCGTCTCCGTCGGCGTCTCGGGAGGCCCTGAGGCGGCGGCCAGAGCGGCCAGGTACGCGGCTCTGTCACAGGCGGCCGAGCGCCTCGGGGCGGCGGCCGTGCTGCTCGGGCACACCAGGGACGACCAGGCGGAGACCGTGCTGCTCGGGCTGGCCAGGGGGAGCGGCCCCCGGTCGCTGGCCGGGATGCCCGCGCGGACCGGGATCTACCGGCGGCCGCTGCTGGGGCTCGGTCGCGCGACGACGCTGGCCGCCTGCGCGGCGCTCGGACTCACCCCGTGGGACGACCCGCACAACCTCGACACTCGCTACACCCGGGTCCGGGTTCGCGAGCGGCTGCTCCCCGCCCTGGAGGACGAGCTGGGCCCCGGTGTCGCCGAGGCGCTCGCCAGGACCGCGGACCTCTGCCGTGACGACGCCGACGCGCTCGACGCCTGGGCCGCGGAGGCCTACGCCCGCATCGCGGTACGAGATTGCGCTCTTAGCGATATCGGCGCGGTGACGATGGCCGTCCGGGACCTGGAGGGCCTTCCTGCCGCCGTACGTCGCAGGGTGCTGCGGAGAGCGGCGATCGACGCGGGGGCGCCACCTGGCACTCTCGCGGCCTCGCACGTCCTCCAGATGGACCGTTTGGTCACGGCATGGCGGGGACAGCGGCGGATAGAGGTGCCCGGGGGGGTGGGGGCGATCCGACGGTATGACACCCTGATACTCGCCAGACAGTCAGTCAGCCCCGTTTCGTAA
- a CDS encoding zinc-dependent metalloprotease, with product MQVIDWDLAVATGTRLVRPGPQVSREEARQAVADLRRLSREAEGHVREFTRIDTETAPQPATVVDRPGWIKANVDGFRVVLEPLTERMAARGIQTPAIVGAVGSRITGVEVGAVLAFLASRVLGQYELFLPPDPTGQAATGRLTLVAPNIVHAEHELNVNPGDFRLWVCLHEETHRVQFTGVHWLREYVRTQTTDFLLASDIDLPTLLERLRSAAGTFTDVVRGGEGNLIDAIQTPEQRVILDRLTAVMTLVEGHGDYVMDAVGPSVVPSVADIRAKFHHRREGGSRFDRTIRRLLGLDLKMKQYAEGSAFVRTVVGQVGIDGFNKVWTSPDTLPTQGEISKPERWIARVIDAPAIPKVGGTAG from the coding sequence ATGCAGGTGATCGACTGGGATCTTGCCGTAGCGACCGGAACGCGCCTGGTGCGCCCCGGGCCGCAAGTGAGCCGAGAGGAGGCCCGGCAGGCCGTCGCTGATTTGCGGCGGCTCTCGCGCGAGGCCGAAGGGCACGTCCGAGAGTTCACCCGAATCGACACCGAGACCGCGCCGCAGCCCGCGACCGTCGTCGACAGGCCCGGCTGGATCAAGGCCAACGTCGATGGGTTCCGGGTGGTGCTGGAGCCGCTCACCGAGCGGATGGCCGCCCGCGGGATCCAGACGCCGGCGATCGTGGGCGCGGTGGGCTCGCGCATCACCGGTGTCGAGGTGGGTGCGGTGCTGGCCTTCCTCGCCTCTCGCGTCCTTGGGCAGTACGAGCTGTTCCTGCCGCCGGATCCGACCGGCCAGGCGGCCACGGGACGCCTCACCCTGGTGGCGCCCAACATCGTCCACGCCGAGCACGAGCTCAACGTCAACCCGGGTGACTTCCGCCTCTGGGTCTGCCTGCACGAGGAGACCCACCGGGTGCAGTTCACCGGCGTCCACTGGCTGCGCGAGTACGTCAGGACGCAGACGACGGACTTCCTGCTGGCCTCCGACATCGATCTGCCCACCCTGCTGGAGCGGCTTCGCTCGGCCGCCGGCACGTTCACGGACGTCGTCAGGGGCGGCGAGGGCAATCTGATCGACGCGATCCAGACGCCCGAGCAGAGGGTGATCCTCGACCGGCTCACCGCGGTGATGACCCTGGTCGAGGGGCACGGCGACTACGTCATGGACGCGGTCGGCCCCTCGGTGGTCCCCTCGGTCGCCGACATCCGGGCCAAGTTCCACCATCGCCGTGAGGGTGGTTCCCGCTTCGACCGCACCATCCGCAGACTGCTCGGCCTCGACCTCAAGATGAAGCAGTACGCCGAGGGGTCGGCCTTCGTCCGCACGGTCGTCGGCCAGGTGGGCATCGACGGTTTCAACAAGGTCTGGACCTCGCCCGATACCCTTCCCACCCAGGGTGAGATCTCCAAGCCCGAGCGCTGGATCGCCAGGGTGATCGACGCCCCGGCCATCCCCAAGGTCGGCGGAACCGCCGGCTGA
- the dacB gene encoding D-alanyl-D-alanine carboxypeptidase/D-alanyl-D-alanine endopeptidase, whose product MRREQWVALVTLFLLQIFVVAAGAHLLTSDVLVKGESAERAMSAAPPPVPVITAGPVLAAGGNGPLPAKGTLAGRLTEALGDPALGGNVGATVIDAETGAVLFGSHGTKGITPASTTKVVTAVASLASLGPDARLSTRVVRGSAPGSIILVGGGDPTLASPRTAASQVYPKPASLATLASRTARALAAAGTSKVTVAYDDSLYMGPRTAVSWKPGYVPEGSVAPVTALMVDEGRISRGGQRASDPSRAAHAAFVSLLSKYGVTVSKSAKRSKAPAGAKEIARVESAPVYALAERALTLSDNDLSEALARHVAIKEGEPASFDGGAAAVGKVLARLGAEKGVLVFDGSGLSPRNRITPQALAHLVAVAASPANPGLNPIASGMPVAGFSGTLGHRFDKIRSAHGLVRAKTGTLDGVNTLAGMATTRGGRLLTFAFMADEVPPGWGKAEAALDRLAAVVAAS is encoded by the coding sequence ATGCGGCGTGAGCAGTGGGTGGCCTTGGTCACTCTCTTCCTGCTGCAGATTTTCGTCGTCGCGGCCGGGGCACACCTGCTCACCAGTGATGTGCTGGTCAAAGGTGAATCCGCCGAGCGTGCCATGTCAGCGGCGCCGCCCCCCGTCCCGGTCATCACCGCGGGTCCGGTGCTGGCCGCTGGGGGGAACGGACCTCTCCCCGCCAAGGGTACTTTGGCAGGGCGGTTAACCGAAGCGTTGGGTGACCCCGCCTTGGGGGGAAATGTCGGGGCCACGGTCATCGACGCCGAGACGGGCGCCGTGCTGTTCGGCAGCCACGGGACCAAGGGCATCACCCCCGCCTCCACCACCAAGGTCGTCACCGCTGTCGCGTCGCTGGCCTCGCTGGGGCCCGACGCCAGGCTCAGCACCCGGGTGGTGCGGGGCTCCGCGCCAGGCTCGATCATCCTCGTCGGCGGCGGTGACCCCACCCTGGCGAGTCCGAGGACGGCGGCGAGCCAGGTCTATCCCAAGCCCGCATCTCTCGCCACCCTCGCCTCGCGCACCGCCAGGGCGCTGGCGGCGGCGGGGACGTCCAAGGTGACGGTGGCCTACGACGACTCCCTCTATATGGGGCCGCGCACCGCGGTGTCGTGGAAGCCCGGCTACGTACCCGAGGGCAGCGTCGCCCCCGTCACGGCGCTCATGGTCGACGAGGGCAGGATCTCCCGCGGCGGCCAGAGAGCCTCCGACCCCTCCCGTGCGGCGCACGCCGCGTTCGTGTCGCTGCTGTCGAAGTACGGCGTCACGGTTTCCAAGTCCGCCAAGCGGTCCAAGGCGCCGGCCGGTGCCAAGGAGATCGCCCGGGTCGAATCCGCGCCGGTCTACGCCCTGGCCGAGCGGGCACTCACGCTCAGCGACAACGACCTCTCCGAGGCGCTGGCCAGGCACGTGGCGATCAAGGAGGGTGAGCCCGCCTCCTTCGACGGCGGCGCCGCGGCCGTCGGCAAGGTGCTGGCCAGGCTCGGCGCGGAGAAGGGCGTGCTGGTCTTCGACGGCAGTGGGTTGTCACCCAGAAACCGCATCACCCCCCAGGCCCTGGCCCACCTGGTCGCGGTGGCGGCCTCCCCGGCCAACCCCGGCCTGAACCCGATCGCCAGCGGCATGCCGGTCGCCGGCTTCAGCGGCACCCTCGGGCACAGGTTCGACAAGATCCGCTCCGCCCACGGGCTCGTCCGCGCAAAGACGGGCACCCTGGACGGGGTCAACACGCTGGCGGGTATGGCCACCACGCGTGGCGGGCGCCTGCTGACCTTCGCCTTCATGGCGGACGAAGTCCCACCCGGCTGGGGCAAGGCGGAGGCGGCCCTCGACAGGCTCGCCGCGGTGGTGGCCGCTAGTTGA